One genomic window of Medicago truncatula cultivar Jemalong A17 chromosome 1, MtrunA17r5.0-ANR, whole genome shotgun sequence includes the following:
- the LOC11429548 gene encoding late embryogenesis abundant protein At3g53040, translated as MASKQPRHVEEISVTKEQHDQEKPGVIGSVMKAVHDTYENAREAVVGKRDPTTEVHVFDNDDRLTRGEVRDISANQSRGVYDSAAQKAKETKDATAQKAKETKDATMQKTNEYAGYAGEKAREAKDKAGEYKDYAAEKAKEGKDATMNKMGEYKDYTAEKAKEGKDATMNKMGEYKDYTAEKAKEGKDNTAWKIGEMKDSAVDAAKRAMGYLGDKKEEAKQKTAETAEAAKQKTAETAEAAKQKTAETAEAAKQKTVEAKDKTKEMLSEADKEAGRKMESGNYGRKGFGEETWRRGNEGVIRTEDTRTGAVAERLKAADQMTGQTFNDVGPLDDEGVTRVGLLDIKKK; from the exons atggCATCAAAACAACCAAGACACGTTGAAGAAATCAGTGTAACAAAAGAACAACATGATCAAGAGAAGCCCGGTGTAATTGGTTCAGTGATGAAGGCTGTTCATGACACCTACGAGAATGCAAGAGAAGCTGTAGTTGGCAAAAGGGACCCAACAACAGAAGTCCATGTTTTCGACAATGACGATCGACTTACACGTGGTGAAGTTAGAGACATATCAGCCAACCAATCACGTGGTGTGTACGATTCTGCAGCTCAGAAGGCGAAGGAAACGAAAGACGCAACAGCTCAGAAGGCGAAGGAAACAAAAGATGCAACGATGCAGAAAACTAATGAGTATGCAGGTTATGCCGGAGAGAAAGCAAGGGAAGCCAAGGACAAAGCTGGGGAGTACAAAGACTATGCTGCGGAAAAGGCAAAGGAAGGAAAAGATGCTACCATGAATAAGATGGGTGAGTATAAGGATTATACGGCTGAGAAGGCGAAAGAAGGGAAAGATGCCACCATGAATAAGATGGGTGAGTATAAGGATTATACAGCTGAGAAGGCGAAGGAAGGGAAGGATAATACAGCGTGGAAGATTGGTGAGATGAAGGACTCTGCTGTTGATGCGGCGAAACGGGCTATGGGTTACTTGGGTGACAAGAAAGAGGAAGCTAAACAGAAAACTGCAGAGAcagcagaagctgctaaacagaAAACTGCAGAGAcagcagaagctgctaaacagaAAACTGCAGAGAcagcagaagctgctaaacaaaAGACAGTAGAGGCAAAAGACAAGACCAAG GAAATGTTGAGTGAAGCAGATAAAGAAGCAGGGAGGAAAATGGAAAGTGGAAATTATGGACGTAAAGGATTTGGAGAGGAAACTTGGAGGCGTGGAAATGAGGGGGTGATCAGAACGGAGGATACTCGAACAGGAGCGGTGGCGGAGAGGCTGAAAGCGGCGGATCAGATGACCGGTCAGACATTCAATGATGTGGGACCTTTGGATGATGAAGGGGTTACTCGTGTTGGACTCCTTGATATTAAAAAGAAGTGA